The proteins below come from a single Phocoena sinus isolate mPhoSin1 chromosome 2, mPhoSin1.pri, whole genome shotgun sequence genomic window:
- the PNP gene encoding purine nucleoside phosphorylase, which produces MDDGFKYEDYQNTAKWLLSHTKHRPQVAVICGSGLGGLSDRLTQAQIFDYSEIPNFPKSTVPGHAGRLVFGILNGRGCVMMQGRFHMYEGYPLWKVTFPVRVFHLLGVDTLVVTNAAGGLNPEFEVGDIMLIRDHINLPGFCGENPLRGPNDERFGVRFPAMSDAYDRDMRQKAHSTWKQMGEQRELQEGTYVMVAGPSFETVAECRLLQKLGADAVGMSTVPEVIVARHCGLRVFGFSLITNKVILDYESQQKANHKEVLDAGKQVAQKLEQFVSILMASIPLPDNAS; this is translated from the exons ATGGACGACGG aTTCAAGTATGAAGATTATCAGAACACTGCAAAATGGCTTTTGTCTCACACCAAACACCGACCTCAAGTGGCGGTGATCTGTGGTTCTGGGTTAGGAGGTCTGAGTGACAGATTAACTCAGGCCCAGATCTTTGACTACAGTGAAATACCGAACTTTCCCAAAAGTACAG TGCCAGGTCATGCTGGCCGACTGGTGTTTGGGATCTTGAATGGCAGAGGCTGTGTGATGATGCAGGGCAGGTTCCACATGTATGAAGGCTACCCGCTCTGGAAG GTGACATTCCCAGTGAGGGTTTTCCATCTTCTGGGTGTGGACACTCTAGTGGTCACCAATGCAGCTGGAGGGCTCAACCCCGAGTTTGAGGTTGGAGATATCATGCTGATCCGCGATCACATCAATCTACCTGGTTTCTGCGGTGAGAACCCTCTCAGAGGGCCCAATGATGAAAG GTTTGGAGTTCGTTTCCCTGCCATGTCTGATGCCTACGACCGGGATATGAGGCAGAAGGCTCACAGTACCTGGAAACAAATGGGAGAGCAGAGAGAGTTACAGGAAGGAACCTATGTGATGGTGGCAGGCCCCAGCTTTGAGACTGTGGCAGAGTGTCGTCTGCTGCAGAAGCTGGGGGCAGATGCTGTTG GCATGAGCACAGTACCAGAAGTTATAGTTGCAAGGCACTGTGGACTTCGAGTCTTTGGCTTCTCCCTCATCACTAACAAGGTCATCTTGGATTATGAAAGCCAGCAGAAGGCCAATCACAAGGAAGTACTAGATGCTGGGAAGCAAGTTGCGCAGAAATTGGAGCAATTTGTCTCCATTCTTATGGCTAGCATTCCACTGCCTGACAATGCCAGTTAA